In the Microtus pennsylvanicus isolate mMicPen1 chromosome 6, mMicPen1.hap1, whole genome shotgun sequence genome, one interval contains:
- the LOC142851749 gene encoding uncharacterized protein LOC142851749 yields MEEMLSFWDVAIEFSPQERECLEPAQWNLYRDVMLENYSHLDFLGLVLSKPHLVTFLEQTQGPGDGKIQATATVHPGTTFNVDYNSLHSHCQRLHTREKPYKCEECGKALSSYKALSIHQRLHTGEKPFTCKECHKAFNTHSSLFIHQKNHTDEKSYKCGECGRSFYYLSMLKQHQRIHSGEKPYKCEECGKSFCYPSFLKQHQRTHCGENPYKCEDCGRSFSCSLRLQVHQIIHSGEKTYKCEECHKAFRYHSSYWRHMKVHLAEKSYQCELNGKGFTKPAFLFGNKAAHTAKKAYKCEECGKYFCSSSSLRRHQTIHSEDNPYKCAECGKKFSYFAHLQEHQTVHTREKPYKCEECGKCFSSSSSLRRHQTIHSEDSPYKCVECGKWFSCSRSLREHHAIHTGEKPYKCEECHKTFRKYSTFWKHKRVHTAEKSYECKKCGSCFFSSSTLRRHQAVHSEDYPYKCEECGSCFYSSLFFRRHQIIHSEDSPYKCGECGKRFSCSRSLRGHQAIHTGEKPYKCEQCHEAFRNSSSLWRHKKVHTAEKS; encoded by the exons ATGGAG GAAATGCTGTCCTTCTGGGATGTGGCCATCGAGTTCTCTCCCCAAGAGAGGGAATGTCTGGAGCCTGCTCAGTGGAATCTGTACAGGGATGTGATGTTGGAGAATTACAGCCACCTTGATTTCCTGG GTCTTGTCCTCTCTAAGCCACACCTGGTGACATTTCTGgagcaaacacaaggacctgggGATGGGAAGATCCAAGCAACAGCCACTGTGCACCCAG GAACAACATTCAATGTTGATTATAACTCACTACATAGTCACTGCCAGAGACTTCATACAAGggagaaaccctacaagtgtgaagaatgtggTAAGGCCCTTAGTTCTTATAAAGCACTTTCCATACACCAGAGACttcacactggagaaaaacccttCACCTGTAAAGAATGTCACAAGGCCTTCAATACTCACTCATCACTTTTTATACACCAGAAAAATCATACTGATGAAAAATCCTACAAGTGTGGAGAATGTGGCAGATCATTTTACTATCTTTCAATGCTGAAACAGCATCAGAGAATTCATTCTGGggagaaaccctacaagtgtgaagaatgtggCAAATCCTTTTGCTATCCCTCATTCCTTAAGCAACATCAAAGAACTCATTGTGGAGAAAATCCCTACAAATGTGAAGATTGTGGAAGAAGTTTTTCTTGTTCTCTACGACTTCAGGTGCATCAAATAATTCATTCTGGAGAAAAAACATACAAGTGTGAAGAATGTCACAAAGCCTTTCGTTATCACTCATCCTATTGGAGACACATGAAAGTTCATCTTGCAGAGAAGTCATACCAGTGTGAACTGAATGGAAAAGGATTTACTAagcctgcctttctctttggGAACAAGGCAGCTCATACTGCAAAGAAAGCCTACAAGTGTGAAGAGTGTGGCAAGTATTTTTGTTCATCTTCATCCCTTAGACGACATCAAACAATCCATTCTGAAGACAATCCCTACAAGTGTGCAGAGTGTGGCAAAAAGTTTTCCTACTTTGCACACCTTCAAGAACATCAGACAGTTCATACTAGAGAGAAACCATACAAGTGTGAGGAGTGTGGCAAATGTTTTTCCTCATCTTCATCCCTTAGACGACATCAAACAATCCATTCTGAAGACAGTCCCTATAAGTGTGTAGAATGTGGCAAATGGTTTTCCTGTTCCAGGAGTCTTCGGGAACATCATgcaattcatactggagagaaaccatacaaATGTGAAGAATGTCACAAAACCTTTCGGAAATACTCAACCTTTTGGAAACACAAGAGAGTTCATACTGCAGAGAAATCCTACGAGTGTAAAAAGTGTGGGAGCTGTTTTTTCTCATCTTCAACCCTCAGACGGCATCAGGCAGTTCACTCGGAAGACTATCCCTACAAGTGTGAAGAGTGTGGCAGCTGTTTTTACTCATCCTTGTTCTTCAGACGCCATCAAATAATCCATTCTGAAGACAGTCCTTATAAATGCGGAGAATGTGGAAAACGCTTTTCCTGTTCCAGGAGTCTTCGGGGACATCAAgcaattcacactggagagaaaccttacaagtgTGAACAGTGTCATGAAGCCTTTCGTAATAGCTCATCCCTTTGGAGACACAAGAAAGTTCATACTGCAGAGAAATCATAG